Proteins encoded by one window of Clostridium bornimense:
- a CDS encoding sensor histidine kinase, whose product MKYSFDKKNSILKIIYILIILMMNISVYFIVKDISVIIIVLLCSMVIIMLFFIREKLYKNYLEDIFVQLSDMLTTIINMKDEKVFSTIEDDLFSKLQHQTIKLTGILKNQKKQIEDEKNDIKVLISDIAHQLKIPLTNLKMYGEFLQEEDLTEEERKEFTNVILLSLDRLSFLIESMIKMSRLEGGVIQLNKHINYLSDTVLTAIGQIQKKANQKNISIEFQEIDKVKITYDKNWICEGVFNILENAVKYTDINGKIKVTIQSYEIFVRIDIEDNGIGIKEEELPKIFARFYRGKDVGDIEGIGIGLYLTREIVSKHGGYIKVKSKEGTIFSIFLPNNSLGSK is encoded by the coding sequence ATGAAGTATAGTTTTGATAAGAAGAATAGTATATTAAAAATTATTTATATATTAATTATTTTAATGATGAATATATCAGTATATTTTATTGTTAAGGACATCAGTGTAATTATAATAGTATTATTATGTTCAATGGTGATAATAATGTTATTTTTTATTCGTGAAAAATTATATAAGAACTACCTGGAAGATATATTTGTACAATTATCAGATATGTTAACTACTATTATAAATATGAAAGATGAGAAAGTATTTTCTACAATAGAAGATGATTTATTTTCCAAGTTACAGCATCAAACAATTAAGCTTACAGGTATATTAAAAAATCAGAAGAAGCAAATTGAAGATGAAAAAAATGATATTAAAGTATTAATTTCTGATATAGCACATCAACTAAAGATTCCATTAACAAATTTAAAGATGTATGGAGAGTTCTTACAAGAAGAAGATTTAACTGAAGAAGAAAGAAAAGAATTCACTAATGTAATATTATTATCATTAGATAGATTAAGTTTTTTAATTGAAAGTATGATTAAGATGTCTAGATTAGAAGGTGGAGTAATTCAATTAAATAAACATATTAATTATTTATCAGATACTGTATTAACTGCTATTGGACAAATTCAAAAAAAGGCTAATCAAAAAAATATATCAATTGAATTTCAGGAAATTGATAAAGTTAAAATCACTTATGATAAGAATTGGATATGTGAAGGAGTATTTAATATATTAGAAAATGCCGTAAAGTATACAGATATTAATGGAAAAATAAAGGTTACAATACAAAGTTATGAGATATTTGTAAGAATTGATATTGAAGATAATGGTATAGGAATAAAAGAAGAAGAACTTCCTAAAATATTTGCGAGATTTTATAGAGGAAAAGATGTTGGGGATATAGAAGGAATAGGAATAGGATTATATTTGACGAGAGAAATAGTGTCTAAACATGGGGGATATATTAAAGTTAAATCTAAAGAAGGAACAATTTTTTCTATATTTTTACCTAATAATAGCCTAGGATCAAAGTAA
- a CDS encoding ABC transporter permease, with protein sequence MKFENNNKEVIKRITKRSLKSNKVRNIFTILAIVLTTFMISSVFSIGISFLKNYKTMNLRLQGNKATTFLEKPTESQINKIKSLKLHDSIGYEINVGKVVLDSLTKNKTSILIRYSDEEDYEKQMKPCISDIEGKYPEKENEVMASKKALKFLGKGNAKIGDKIKVPCNINGEVVNNEFVLSGYYTTYGIIEDAGYLLVSEKFVHTNNLSLEKNGTLFITIKNKYKNTASDVLNKEVSLKDNQKFNFNYDITNDTTETMMITIVLISIIALFIVLSGYLLIYNVLYIAVTKDINFYGLLKTIGTSPRQIKKIVKGQAIRISIIGIPVGLALGAIVSFVIVPVVLDAMNSGNYSAAMPSVVSFNPVIFIATTLFSLLTVLLSCRKPAKIASSISPTEALRYTGSKTKKQKKNRKSTNGGKLYKMAWYNVFREKKRAILVFLSLFMGIITFLSVNTFLNSISVENYIEKYVKNDFILTNESGEGDKIDEAIINKIKYIKGIKTVNTSKSSYLQLEMNEDVLLPAIKEVYKRFGSTPEDINEILKSIEEDPSKLSTAVIGIDDELITSFNEDSKEKIDIAAFKSGKLILLDSWSYGENYKNIKGNLTIKNVDTNDSLNAEVKVVNDNENVLPSGLPAELTLPTIYVSNSALEKLDSNCINYTLYINVDEKYESIISNKLKNLSNKCGVDFESKVEETKGFNNSQIVMNILGSGISIILIFIGILNFVNVMITGVNTRVKELAIMESIGMTKKQIKKMLTFEGLYYAVITTLFISTIGMAIIYGVYKLTKEIADYAAFAFPIVPLALLLIFIFLVCLVTPTIVFKLLSKNSVTDRIREE encoded by the coding sequence ATGAAGTTTGAAAATAATAATAAAGAGGTTATTAAAAGAATAACTAAAAGATCATTAAAATCAAATAAAGTAAGAAATATATTTACTATTTTAGCTATAGTATTAACAACATTTATGATTTCCTCTGTGTTTAGTATTGGAATAAGTTTTCTAAAAAACTATAAGACTATGAATTTAAGATTACAAGGGAATAAAGCAACAACATTTCTTGAAAAGCCGACAGAATCACAAATTAATAAAATTAAATCTTTAAAGTTACATGATAGTATCGGTTATGAAATTAATGTAGGAAAAGTTGTTTTAGATAGTTTAACAAAAAATAAAACAAGTATATTAATAAGATATAGTGATGAAGAAGATTATGAAAAGCAAATGAAACCTTGTATTAGCGATATTGAAGGAAAGTACCCAGAAAAAGAAAATGAGGTTATGGCATCTAAAAAGGCATTAAAATTCTTAGGAAAAGGTAACGCAAAGATAGGCGATAAGATAAAAGTACCTTGTAATATAAATGGAGAAGTTGTAAATAATGAATTTGTATTAAGTGGGTATTATACTACATATGGCATTATAGAAGATGCAGGATATTTATTAGTTTCAGAGAAATTTGTACATACGAATAATTTATCATTAGAGAAAAATGGGACTTTATTTATCACAATAAAGAATAAATATAAAAATACAGCATCAGATGTGTTAAATAAGGAAGTTTCTCTTAAGGATAATCAAAAGTTTAATTTTAACTATGATATAACTAATGATACAACAGAAACTATGATGATAACTATAGTATTAATATCAATAATTGCTTTATTTATTGTTCTTAGTGGATATTTACTAATTTATAATGTTTTATATATAGCAGTAACTAAAGATATTAATTTTTATGGATTACTTAAGACCATAGGAACATCTCCAAGACAAATTAAAAAAATAGTAAAAGGACAAGCTATTAGAATTTCTATTATTGGAATTCCTGTAGGGTTAGCACTTGGAGCAATAGTATCTTTTGTTATAGTTCCAGTAGTTTTAGATGCAATGAATTCAGGAAATTATTCAGCAGCAATGCCAAGTGTTGTGTCATTTAATCCAGTAATATTTATAGCAACAACATTATTTTCTTTATTAACAGTATTATTAAGTTGCAGAAAACCGGCTAAAATAGCATCAAGTATTTCTCCTACAGAAGCATTACGTTATACAGGAAGCAAAACTAAGAAACAAAAGAAAAATAGAAAGTCTACTAATGGTGGAAAGTTATATAAAATGGCTTGGTATAATGTTTTTAGAGAAAAGAAAAGAGCAATATTAGTATTTCTATCATTATTTATGGGGATTATAACGTTTCTAAGTGTTAATACATTTTTAAATAGTATTAGTGTAGAAAATTATATAGAGAAGTATGTGAAGAATGATTTTATATTGACAAACGAAAGTGGGGAAGGAGATAAAATTGATGAAGCTATTATTAATAAAATAAAATATATTAAAGGGATAAAAACAGTAAATACATCAAAATCAAGTTATTTACAATTAGAAATGAATGAAGATGTATTATTGCCAGCAATAAAAGAAGTGTATAAAAGATTTGGAAGTACACCTGAAGATATAAATGAAATTTTAAAATCAATAGAAGAAGATCCAAGTAAGTTATCTACGGCAGTTATTGGAATAGATGATGAGCTTATAACGAGTTTTAATGAAGATTCTAAAGAAAAAATAGATATAGCAGCTTTTAAAAGTGGAAAATTAATTTTGTTGGACTCATGGAGTTATGGTGAGAATTATAAAAATATAAAAGGTAACTTAACAATAAAAAATGTTGATACTAATGATTCATTAAATGCTGAAGTTAAAGTAGTAAATGATAATGAAAATGTGTTACCATCGGGACTTCCAGCAGAACTGACACTACCAACGATTTATGTAAGTAATTCTGCATTAGAAAAATTAGATTCTAATTGTATAAATTATACATTGTATATAAATGTTGATGAAAAGTATGAAAGTATTATAAGTAATAAGCTAAAGAATTTATCTAATAAGTGTGGTGTAGATTTTGAATCTAAGGTTGAGGAAACAAAGGGTTTTAATAATTCACAAATAGTTATGAATATTTTAGGTAGCGGAATTTCAATTATTCTTATATTTATAGGAATTTTAAACTTTGTTAATGTAATGATAACAGGAGTAAATACTAGAGTTAAAGAACTTGCTATTATGGAAAGTATAGGAATGACTAAAAAGCAAATTAAAAAGATGTTAACATTTGAAGGATTATATTATGCTGTTATTACTACATTGTTTATATCAACTATAGGAATGGCAATTATTTATGGTGTATATAAGCTTACAAAAGAAATTGCAGATTATGCAGCATTTGCTTTTCCAATAGTACCATTAGCTCTATTATTAATCTTTATATTTTTAGTATGTTTAGTTACACCTACTATTGTTTTTAAATTATTATCAAAAAATAGTGTTACTGATAGAATTAGAGAAGAATAG
- a CDS encoding MATE family efflux transporter → MKSLEVDLLKGNILRALIIFAIPLFISNLFQQLYNTVDVMIVGNYLGDTSLAAIGACAAIYELLVGFALGVGNGLSIVTARSYGANDEDSVKKSVAGSLVIGAGITIIIMIIAKVFLLPLLELLNTPSNIIEESYIYIFTVCIFVGVMFLYNLCAGVLRAIGNSIMPLIFLIVSSILNIGLDILFITKFDMGIKGAAVATVIAQGISAVLCIIYIYKKCPILIPKKEHFVFDKELYKELLGQGLSMGVMLMIVSAGTVILQTAINNLGYLIIAGHTAARKLNSFAMIPVSSLSMSLATFVSQNKGANQGYRIREAVRYANIISVIWGIIITVILIFFAQIFMKVLSGSSEDIVINNGVRYLLWNSPFYAVLGILLNLRNALQGIGEKLLPLVSSIIEFFGKIVFVIIFIPSLKYFGVIICEPVVWCCMCLQLAYSFYKNSYIKQYRKKSLNI, encoded by the coding sequence ATGAAGAGTCTAGAAGTTGATTTGTTAAAAGGAAATATTTTAAGAGCTCTAATTATATTTGCAATACCACTTTTTATATCGAATTTATTTCAGCAATTATATAATACTGTCGATGTAATGATAGTGGGTAATTATTTGGGAGACACATCTTTAGCAGCAATAGGTGCATGTGCTGCGATATATGAGTTACTAGTAGGTTTTGCATTAGGAGTAGGTAATGGACTTAGTATAGTTACAGCAAGAAGTTATGGTGCAAATGATGAAGATTCAGTTAAAAAATCAGTAGCTGGTTCCTTGGTTATAGGTGCTGGAATAACAATTATAATAATGATTATAGCTAAGGTATTTTTATTACCATTGTTAGAATTATTAAATACACCCTCAAATATTATAGAGGAATCCTACATATATATTTTTACAGTATGTATATTTGTTGGTGTAATGTTTTTATATAATCTTTGTGCTGGAGTTTTAAGAGCTATTGGAAATAGTATTATGCCATTAATATTTCTTATAGTATCTTCTATATTGAATATTGGGTTAGATATATTGTTTATTACTAAGTTCGATATGGGAATTAAGGGGGCTGCTGTTGCAACGGTTATTGCACAAGGAATTTCAGCAGTACTTTGTATAATATATATTTACAAAAAATGCCCAATTCTCATACCAAAGAAAGAACATTTTGTTTTTGATAAGGAATTATACAAAGAATTATTGGGACAAGGACTATCTATGGGAGTTATGCTTATGATTGTATCTGCGGGTACAGTTATTTTGCAAACAGCTATTAATAATTTAGGATATTTAATTATTGCAGGACACACAGCTGCTCGTAAACTTAATAGTTTTGCCATGATACCTGTATCATCTTTATCAATGAGTCTTGCAACTTTTGTTTCTCAAAATAAAGGAGCAAATCAAGGATATAGAATAAGGGAAGCTGTACGTTATGCAAATATAATATCAGTAATTTGGGGCATCATTATCACTGTTATTTTAATTTTCTTTGCACAAATATTTATGAAGGTATTATCAGGATCAAGTGAAGATATAGTAATCAATAATGGAGTAAGATATTTATTATGGAATTCACCTTTTTATGCTGTACTAGGAATATTGTTAAACTTAAGAAATGCACTTCAAGGAATAGGGGAAAAGCTATTGCCTTTAGTATCAAGTATTATAGAGTTCTTTGGAAAAATAGTATTTGTTATTATATTTATACCAAGTCTTAAGTATTTTGGAGTAATTATTTGTGAACCAGTAGTATGGTGTTGCATGTGCTTGCAGTTAGCGTATTCATTTTATAAAAATTCTTATATTAAACAATATAGAAAGAAATCTTTAAATATTTAA
- a CDS encoding response regulator transcription factor: MSNILIIEDDRVLNRGVTFALKKDGHNVIYAYSKKDGMQEILNNKIDLLLLDINLPDGNGVELCKEIRDKVDFPIVFFTANDTEEDMIKGFEIGCDDYIAKPFSVEILKHKINAMIRRNDMELKNIFKYKELKIDFDRMAVLVADKEINLTATEYKLLELLAKNKGIVVTKEMLLEKIWDNNGNFVDENTLSVNIRRLRKKVEKDSRRPEYIINVFGIGYTFGE, translated from the coding sequence ATGTCAAATATATTAATAATTGAAGATGATAGAGTTTTAAATAGGGGTGTAACTTTTGCTTTAAAGAAGGATGGACATAATGTTATTTATGCTTATTCAAAGAAAGATGGAATGCAAGAAATTTTAAATAATAAAATAGACTTGTTGCTTTTAGATATAAATTTACCAGATGGAAATGGTGTAGAGCTTTGTAAGGAAATAAGAGATAAAGTAGATTTTCCAATAGTATTTTTTACAGCTAATGATACAGAAGAAGATATGATAAAGGGTTTTGAAATTGGCTGTGATGATTATATAGCTAAACCTTTTTCAGTAGAAATATTGAAGCATAAGATTAATGCTATGATTAGAAGAAATGATATGGAATTAAAGAATATATTTAAGTATAAGGAACTAAAGATAGATTTTGATAGAATGGCAGTATTAGTAGCTGATAAAGAAATCAATTTAACTGCTACAGAGTATAAGTTGTTAGAGCTTTTAGCAAAAAATAAAGGTATAGTTGTTACAAAAGAAATGCTTTTAGAAAAGATATGGGATAATAATGGAAATTTTGTTGATGAAAATACTTTAAGCGTTAATATTCGAAGACTTAGAAAAAAGGTAGAAAAAGATTCTAGAAGGCCAGAATATATAATAAATGTATTCGGTATTGGATATACTTTTGGAGAATAA
- a CDS encoding zinc ribbon domain-containing protein YjdM — protein sequence MDQLPNCPKCNSEYTYEDGNLLVCPECAYEWTPGSENENGDELVVKDANGNILKDGDTVTVIKDLKVKGSSSPIKIGTKVKNIRLVDGDHNIDCKIDGFGAMSLKSEFVKKA from the coding sequence ATGGATCAATTACCAAATTGCCCAAAATGTAATTCAGAATATACTTATGAAGATGGGAATCTTTTAGTTTGTCCAGAATGTGCATATGAATGGACACCTGGTTCAGAAAATGAAAATGGAGATGAATTAGTAGTAAAAGACGCTAATGGAAACATATTAAAAGATGGAGATACTGTAACAGTAATAAAAGATCTTAAAGTTAAAGGAAGTTCATCACCAATTAAAATAGGAACGAAAGTTAAAAATATTCGTTTAGTTGATGGAGATCATAATATTGATTGTAAAATTGATGGTTTTGGAGCTATGAGCTTAAAATCTGAATTTGTTAAAAAAGCATAA
- a CDS encoding carbon-nitrogen family hydrolase: protein MRIALAQIDIVWENFKENIEKIKKFAYEGKKKDVTLILFPEMSLSGFTNNLDALAKNEDEIVKEVIDIAIKNNINIGLGFAIKVGNKGKNKFVIVSRKGKVLSNYTKIHPFTFSGEDKVYDKGNTIDICDIEDVKFASFICYDLRFPEIFQVASKKAQVITVAANWPKEREDHWITLLRARAIENQCYVLGINRVGIGNGLEYSGASIFVSPNGKVLNEVNSKEEIVIRDIDIALVDDIRNSFDIKKDRREDLYSSL from the coding sequence ATGAGAATTGCATTAGCACAAATTGATATAGTATGGGAAAATTTTAAGGAAAACATAGAAAAAATAAAAAAATTTGCATATGAGGGAAAAAAGAAAGACGTAACTCTAATTCTGTTTCCAGAAATGAGTTTAAGTGGATTTACTAATAATTTAGATGCATTAGCTAAAAATGAAGATGAAATAGTAAAAGAAGTTATAGACATAGCTATAAAGAATAATATAAATATAGGATTAGGATTTGCTATTAAAGTAGGAAATAAGGGGAAAAATAAATTTGTTATTGTATCAAGAAAAGGTAAAGTTTTGAGTAATTATACTAAGATACACCCATTTACTTTTTCAGGAGAAGATAAGGTATACGATAAAGGTAATACTATAGATATTTGTGATATTGAAGATGTAAAATTTGCTTCATTTATTTGTTATGATTTAAGGTTCCCCGAGATTTTTCAAGTTGCTTCTAAGAAGGCTCAGGTTATAACTGTAGCTGCTAATTGGCCAAAAGAGAGAGAGGACCATTGGATAACTTTATTAAGAGCTAGAGCTATAGAGAATCAATGTTATGTTTTAGGAATTAATAGAGTTGGAATTGGAAATGGCTTAGAGTATAGTGGAGCATCTATATTTGTGTCTCCCAATGGGAAAGTGCTAAATGAAGTAAATTCTAAGGAAGAAATTGTAATAAGAGATATAGATATTGCTTTAGTAGATGATATAAGAAATAGTTTTGATATAAAAAAGGATAGAAGAGAAGATTTATATAGTAGTCTCTAA
- a CDS encoding bifunctional diguanylate cyclase/phosphodiesterase: MKISKKINLQLTAIILASISFIIIINIALITYSSNKLSKFIGNTYYTQVISTIDNMTNILKATAEKISYDEKILKVLNENRDTSISSEEDIELIKNQINSFEEIINPLPFIKTINIVNLKGEYLFSHGTLYEQMDIKNRPWFFENEYLNNQKNSFITDIYKNLNAEQYIISVVKYIYYEDEPLGAVILDIFVQDLLEYIDSNFYLGKLNSYIYLGNSQYLSRDNIITLNSISSDKSLLYTAKILNDKIDIIFAFNKNLTLYKHQMKMVNKTTTIILIIVGIISSFIIVRILHLVFKPIINSLDKLKILLRNLEENNFDLEVDNEFEQLEFISESLGKSVDNKIHSLIYHDELTSLPNRKMLLNTGTSLIKNKKSFALLFIDLNNFKYVNDSFGHNAGDQLLINFSNSLKNIFKNKGIVTRYSGDEFVVIYDNYIDDKELLNFYNTIVLPEFLKPISFNNTNIVVEFSAGASIYPRDGETFDQLIQKSDFMMYSNKKNSDSNELLLFDNDTYNKIKRIEDIKFQLKNALDRDEFSINYQPIVNRLKKIEKVEALIRWNNGKLGFIPPIDFINCAEEIGEIVPIGYWIIEKVCKDFEDLYKDNISLQISINISPTQLIDINFVNNVEKIIDKYNIQFSNLCFEITESIILDENSTVYDNIHLLHKRGAQIALDDFGTGYASFNYLRKYKLDILKIDKIFIDMAEENSFSIIENIKNISHLLDMEVVIEGVETLEQFNKLTKINCDYFQGYYFSKPLTFNELKKLLF, from the coding sequence TTGAAAATTTCTAAAAAGATAAACTTACAACTTACAGCAATCATCTTAGCATCGATATCATTTATTATAATTATTAATATAGCATTAATAACATATAGCTCTAACAAATTATCAAAATTCATAGGAAACACTTATTATACACAAGTAATATCAACTATTGATAATATGACTAATATTTTAAAAGCTACCGCTGAAAAAATAAGCTATGATGAAAAAATATTAAAGGTGCTGAATGAAAATAGAGATACCTCTATATCCAGTGAGGAAGATATAGAATTAATTAAAAATCAGATTAATTCATTCGAAGAAATAATAAATCCACTTCCATTTATAAAAACTATAAATATAGTAAACTTAAAAGGCGAATATCTATTTTCTCATGGAACTTTATATGAACAAATGGATATAAAAAATCGTCCTTGGTTTTTTGAAAATGAATATTTAAACAATCAAAAAAATTCATTTATTACAGATATCTATAAAAACTTAAATGCAGAACAATATATTATAAGTGTAGTAAAATATATATACTATGAAGATGAACCTTTAGGTGCTGTTATTTTAGATATATTTGTACAAGATTTATTAGAATATATAGACTCTAACTTTTATTTAGGTAAACTTAATTCATATATATATCTAGGTAATTCTCAATACTTATCAAGAGATAATATTATTACCTTAAATAGTATATCTTCTGACAAGTCATTACTTTATACCGCTAAAATTTTAAATGACAAAATAGATATTATTTTTGCTTTTAATAAAAATTTAACATTATATAAACACCAAATGAAAATGGTAAATAAAACCACAACAATTATATTAATTATAGTGGGGATAATATCCTCATTTATCATAGTGAGAATTTTACATTTAGTATTTAAACCAATTATTAACTCGTTAGATAAACTTAAAATATTACTTAGAAATTTAGAAGAAAACAATTTTGATTTAGAAGTAGATAATGAATTTGAACAATTAGAATTCATCTCTGAGTCTTTAGGTAAATCTGTTGATAATAAAATACATTCTTTAATTTATCATGATGAGCTTACATCTTTACCAAATAGAAAAATGTTATTAAATACAGGAACTTCTTTAATAAAAAACAAGAAATCATTTGCATTACTATTTATTGATTTAAATAACTTTAAATATGTAAATGATTCATTTGGACATAATGCAGGAGATCAATTACTCATCAACTTTAGTAATTCCTTAAAAAATATTTTTAAAAATAAAGGAATTGTAACTAGATATTCTGGTGATGAGTTTGTTGTTATTTATGATAATTACATTGATGATAAAGAATTACTTAACTTTTACAATACAATTGTTTTACCTGAATTTTTAAAACCGATATCTTTTAATAATACTAATATAGTAGTAGAATTTTCAGCTGGTGCTTCTATATATCCTCGCGATGGTGAAACTTTTGATCAATTAATACAGAAAAGTGATTTCATGATGTATAGTAATAAGAAAAATTCTGATAGCAATGAATTATTACTTTTTGATAATGATACCTATAATAAAATCAAAAGGATAGAAGATATAAAATTTCAATTAAAAAATGCTCTAGATAGAGATGAGTTTTCAATAAATTATCAACCTATTGTAAATAGATTAAAAAAAATTGAAAAAGTAGAAGCTCTTATCCGATGGAACAATGGAAAACTTGGTTTTATTCCTCCTATAGATTTTATTAATTGTGCAGAAGAAATTGGTGAAATCGTTCCTATAGGATATTGGATAATTGAAAAGGTATGTAAAGACTTTGAGGATCTTTATAAAGATAATATTTCTCTTCAAATTAGTATAAATATTTCACCAACTCAATTAATTGATATTAACTTTGTTAATAATGTAGAAAAAATAATTGATAAATATAATATACAATTTAGTAATTTATGTTTTGAAATAACTGAATCAATTATTTTAGATGAGAATAGCACAGTATATGATAATATACACCTATTGCATAAGCGCGGAGCACAAATTGCACTAGATGATTTTGGTACTGGCTATGCATCTTTTAACTACTTGAGAAAATATAAGTTAGATATATTAAAAATCGATAAAATTTTCATTGATATGGCGGAAGAAAACTCTTTTAGCATTATTGAAAATATAAAAAATATATCACACTTATTAGATATGGAAGTAGTAATTGAAGGAGTTGAAACATTAGAACAATTTAATAAACTAACTAAAATAAATTGCGATTATTTTCAAGGTTATTACTTCTCAAAACCACTTACTTTTAATGAATTGAAAAAACTGTTATTTTAG
- a CDS encoding DUF5692 family protein codes for MFLFDNITWYSAIMWFVVLFILMLINEVARRSKWFSIFLCVILPMILTIFVWPKTAGEDSSTGTWFHWVKVYSALAGCLGFMGIRYIKGWKDNRYILMFPAIILAINMLEAVIRDFQCFGYAEGIVDGVWMVGGPWNILNGIAGILNILTISGWLGIFVGKDKNKDMLWPDQLWFWIIAYDIWNFAYVYNCVSDHSFYAGAALLISCTIPALFIKKGAWIQHRAYTLAAWMMFTMSFPNFVQDSIFAVQSSHNTTALFIVSLVSFIVNVIVFVYHYYKIFKYKRNPFNKDVHTDLKDYKEIVEKNK; via the coding sequence ATGTTTCTATTTGATAATATTACATGGTACTCAGCAATTATGTGGTTTGTAGTACTTTTCATTTTGATGTTGATAAATGAAGTTGCTCGAAGAAGCAAATGGTTTTCTATATTTTTATGTGTAATTTTGCCTATGATATTAACTATTTTTGTATGGCCTAAAACAGCTGGAGAGGATTCTAGTACAGGAACTTGGTTCCATTGGGTAAAAGTATATTCTGCATTGGCAGGGTGTCTTGGATTTATGGGAATTAGATATATCAAAGGATGGAAAGATAATAGATATATTTTAATGTTTCCAGCTATTATATTGGCAATAAATATGCTTGAAGCAGTAATACGTGATTTTCAATGCTTTGGATACGCTGAAGGAATAGTTGATGGAGTATGGATGGTTGGTGGACCTTGGAATATATTAAATGGTATTGCGGGTATATTGAATATACTAACTATATCTGGATGGCTTGGTATATTTGTTGGTAAAGATAAAAATAAAGATATGTTATGGCCTGATCAATTATGGTTTTGGATTATAGCATATGATATTTGGAATTTTGCATATGTATATAATTGTGTTTCAGATCATTCCTTTTATGCAGGAGCGGCACTTTTAATATCATGTACAATACCAGCATTGTTTATAAAGAAAGGTGCATGGATACAACATAGGGCATATACTTTAGCCGCATGGATGATGTTTACTATGTCTTTTCCTAATTTTGTACAAGACTCTATATTTGCAGTACAATCATCACATAATACTACTGCTTTATTTATTGTAAGTTTAGTATCGTTTATAGTTAATGTAATAGTGTTTGTATATCATTATTATAAAATATTTAAGTATAAAAGAAATCCATTTAATAAAGATGTACATACTGACTTAAAAGATTACAAAGAAATTGTTGAAAAGAATAAGTAA
- a CDS encoding SPFH domain-containing protein, with protein MKHIRIYYSLFMQHHISNGICEDLDMEMCKIGVEITSFSISNFSYPEEVQEMIIKAASQNMLGDVDKYQKIAMVDAMA; from the coding sequence ATGAAACATATAAGAATCTATTATTCCCTATTTATGCAACATCATATATCTAATGGAATATGTGAAGATTTAGATATGGAAATGTGTAAGATAGGAGTTGAGATTACTAGCTTTAGCATTAGTAATTTTTCATATCCGGAAGAAGTACAAGAGATGATTATAAAGGCAGCATCACAAAATATGCTTGGTGATGTAGACAAGTATCAAAAAATAGCTATGGTAGATGCAATGGCATAA